One Esox lucius isolate fEsoLuc1 chromosome 1, fEsoLuc1.pri, whole genome shotgun sequence genomic region harbors:
- the LOC105023219 gene encoding G protein-activated inward rectifier potassium channel 4-like, protein MLSTVISNSCVLNGDDSNYGLPPNPRKKVKTRASFRHNPYSPYQKQVDTKVSLTEPTKISSTNRRGQCDTMPVRHPRLHPSPRQLGMAQPRSNNRESTLPISQRTIQSQHKARQIRSAWNCSSFDNGSWHTKGPKPTNGKTTQKKSTLSSKTTGDIGRKKSSSNGRQCHRSFTKNGMCCRSLSNSKNKGNFVCDLISSLLDLKYSWILFVFTLCYLITWTTFAELYFLDAWLHGDMAHIQDPQWQPCFEKLDSFHSALSVSLDSKILNGFGSTRASANCMDGLILTMAQSIIESVLDALMLGCILAKLAKPETRLPFLQFSQHCVVAERDERMCLMFNVRTLKETHMLVAEIRVKLIKSHHTKEGEFIPLEQRELTLGMGPGAGVGGTRLFTAEPQAVEHVINEHSPLCGISADSLKQEPIEIVVMVDGVVPEPGRAFRMRTSYTEDEIIWGQSFQSFQRQREIGIGSNLKTSDNTHEVQTVTHSAEMAVRNRQEISKGHATHGIPSNRSRKKVHYQHLSDGILL, encoded by the exons ATGCTTTCCACAGTGATCTCCAACAGCTGTGTTCTCAATGGGGACGATAGCAACTATGGACTTCCTCCAAACCCCAGGAAGAAAGTCAAAACCAGAGCATCATTTCGACATAATCCATATAGTCCGTACCAGAAACAG GTTGACACTAAGGTATCTTTAACCGAACCCACGAAAATCTCCAGCACCAACAGAAGGGGTCAGTGTGACACCATGCCTGTCCGCCATCCAAGGCTGCATCCCTCTCCAAGACAGCTAGGCATGGCACAGCCTCGCTCCAACAACAGAGAGAGCACACTGCCCATCAGTCAGAGGACCATCCAATCACAGCACAAAGCAAGGCAGATCAGGAGTGCTTGGAACTGCTCCAGTTTTGACAATGGCTCCTGGCATACAAAAGGCCCTAAACCTACTAACGGGAAGACAACGCAGAAAAAGTCCACATTGTCGTCCAAGACTACTGGAGACATAGGACGTAAGAAGTCCAGTTCAAATGGACGACAGTGCCATCGCTCCTTCACCAAGAATGGCATGTGTTGCCGCTCATTATCCAACTCCAAGAACAAAGGTAACTTTGTGTGTGACCTAATAAGCAGCCTGTTGGATCTAAAGTACAGCTGGATCCTCTTTGTCTTCACCCTCTGTTACCTCATCACCTGGACAACCTTTGCAGAGCTCTACTTCTTGGATGCCTGGCTGCATGGCGACATGGCACACATACAAGACCCACAATGGCAGCCATGCTTTGAGAAACTGGACAGTTTCCATTCcgccctctctgtctcattggATAGCAAAATCCTCAATGGCTTTGGCTCTACAAGGGCCTCAGCCAACTGCATGGACGGGTTGATTCTCACCATGGCACAGAGCATCATTGAATCAGTGTTGGACGCCCTGATGCTGGGCTGCATCCTGGCCAAGCTAGCCAAGCCTGAGACGAGGCtgccctttctgcagttcagtCAGCACTGTGTAGTCGcggagagagatgaaaggatGTGTCTGATGTTCAATGTCAGAACTCTGAAAGAGACTCACATGCTGGTGGCAGAGATAAGAGTCAAGCTGATCAAATCGCACCACACCAAAGAGGGAGAGTTCATCCCGTTGGAGCAGAGGGAGCTGACATTAGGGATGGGGCCAGGCGCAGGTGTTGGTGGGACCAGGCTGTTCACAGCGGAGCCCCAGGCCGTGGagcatgtcattaatgaacACAGTCCACTCTGTGGCATCAGCGCTGACTCCTTAAAACAGGAACCCATTGAAATTGTGGTCATGGTGGATGGGGTCGTCCCAGAGCCAG GCAGAGCCTTTCGTATGAGAACCTCCTACACTGAAGATGAGATAATTTGGGGACAAAGCTTTCAGTCGTTCCAGCGACAAAGGGAGATTGGTATTGGATCCAATCTCAAGACTTCTGATAACACCCATGAAGTCCAAACTGTCACGCacagtgcagagatggcagtAAGAAACAGACAGGAGATATCCAAAGGACACGCCACACATGGCATACCCTCAAACAGGTCTAGAAAGAAAGTACATTACCAGCATTTATCTGATGGCATTTTGCTGTGA